A segment of the Marinobacter arenosus genome:
CAACTGGAGCCCTATAATAATCGGTAACGCCGCGAGCATAACAGTACCTGCAGACGTTTCCACACCAACCCCTGAATTAACTGTCCAGTTTGCAACCCCATAAAAGATTCCAAACATTATCATCAGAATCCCTACAGGCAACTCAATCGATGCTATGGACATATCTCGTAAATAATAATTATAAAAAATCCGTTTGAAAAAATTTCTCAAATGCTTTCGAAGAAATTCACCAACAATATCTGAAATTTTTAAATTGCTAACTTCGTCTTCATAACGTGCGTCCATAGGGATATCAACAACAACCGCTCGCAAGGTATTTAGACGGAAGAGCATATCTGTTTCAAAGAAGTACCTTTTACTAATTTTAGAAAAAGGCAAATGCGTAATCAGGTCTTTATGAATCGCGGTATATCCATTTGTCGGGTCAAAAATGTTCCAATAACCTGAAGAAAATTTTGTCATAAAAGAGAGAACAGCATTCCCAAACAGACGCAACTTAGGCATCGCACTGACCTTCTCAAGATCATAAAAGCGGTTTCCCTTGGTGTAGTCAGCTTCGCCTCGAGCTATGGGAGCAACGAATTCGTTAATAAGTGATGGATCCATTTGGCCATCACCGTCAATTTTCACTACGATATCAGCGCCTTCGGATAAGGCCTTCGCATACCCTGTCAGTACAGCGCCGCCAACGCCAGCGTTCTCTTCATGCCAGACAACTGTGACGCGATCATCAAGTACATTGTCTCGTACAAAGTCCCCAGACCCTTCGGGGCAAGCATCATCTATAACATAAATACTCTGGACCTCATCGCCAATTGAGCTGATAACACCACAGATATGCTTTTGAACTCTATAACAAGGAATTACTACAGCGACTTTTGTCATCTATCTATCACCACCTTAGATATCTCGAACGGTTCGCTCATCTGTTCTTGGCGGCCAGGCCAGAGTAAAGTCGCTGGCTCTAAGCGTCAGATTGGGGCTATAGCAGGGGTCATGCGCAATATATCCTGGCCAAGACTTCTTCATATACTCAGCCTCTCGATTAAACCGCGCTACCTTTTCGGGGTTATCCTCGTATCCACGCGTGGCCGATTCGTGATGGTAGAGTAAGGCATAGGGAGTCCAAACATTTCTTAGTCCGATCGCCTTAAGTTTTAAGCAAAAATCGACATCATTGAATGCGACGGACAGATCAGCCTCATTGAGTCCGCCCACTTCTTCATAATCTGCTTTTTTCACTAGCAGACAAGCCGCAGTCACAGCGGAATATTCGTTAATCACATTTAAGCGACTGTAATAACCGGGGTCGTTGCTATTAAATCTAGAGTGCACATGGCCAGCGACACCGCCCAGACCTATGACCACACCAGAATGCTGAACGGTATCATCCGGATACAATAACTTAGCACCAACCGCACCTACCTTGGGCTGAAGAACAATACTCACCATCTCGGACAGCCAATCCGGCTCAATGACTTCAATGTCATTATTCATCAGACAAATAATCTCGCCATTTGCCATCTCAACCGCCGAATTATTGAGCGCCGAATAATTGAAAGGTCGATCATCACGCTTCACTCGAATAAACGAGTAGTTTTCTTGGATTTTGGCAAAGTACCCAAGACACTCTGGATCATCCGAGTCATTATCTATCAGGATTATTTCATAGTTC
Coding sequences within it:
- a CDS encoding glycosyltransferase family 2 protein codes for the protein MTKVAVVIPCYRVQKHICGVISSIGDEVQSIYVIDDACPEGSGDFVRDNVLDDRVTVVWHEENAGVGGAVLTGYAKALSEGADIVVKIDGDGQMDPSLINEFVAPIARGEADYTKGNRFYDLEKVSAMPKLRLFGNAVLSFMTKFSSGYWNIFDPTNGYTAIHKDLITHLPFSKISKRYFFETDMLFRLNTLRAVVVDIPMDARYEDEVSNLKISDIVGEFLRKHLRNFFKRIFYNYYLRDMSIASIELPVGILMIMFGIFYGVANWTVNSGVGVETSAGTVMLAALPIIIGLQLILAFLSFDMSSTPRRIVHRR